Part of the Sulfurimonas denitrificans DSM 1251 genome is shown below.
GGCAGAGCAATCTCTTCGGAGAGCGCTTTGAATCAATGATACTGTCGTGCCGAGAAAAGCCTCTAAACGAGAACAGCAGTTGCCCGTACCGTAAACCGACACAGGTGGGTGAGATGAGTATTCTAAGGCGCGTGGATGAACCCTGGTTAAGGAACTCTGCAAACTAGCACCGTATCTTCGGTATAAGGTGTGCCCTAAGCGTTAATGGACTTGCTCCATGAAGCGCCGACGGGTCGCAGCAAAGTGTCCCTCCCGACTGTTTACCAAAAACACAGCACTCTGCTAACTCGTAAGAGGATGTATAGGGTGTGACGCCTGCCCGGTGCTTGAATGTTAAATGGATTTGTTAGCTCTGCGAAGCATTGAAATGAAGCACAAGTAAACGGCGGCCGTAACTATAACGGTCCTAAGGTAGCGAAATTCCTTGTCGGTTAAATACCGACCTGCATGAATGGCGTAACGAGATGGGAGCTGTCTCAACCAGGGATCCAGTGAAATTGTAGTGGAGGTGAAAATTCCTCCTACCCGCGGAAAGACGGAAAGACCCCGTGCACCTTTACTATAGCTTGACATTGCTATTGGGATATTCATGTGCAGGATAGGTGGGAGCCATTGATGATATGACGCTAGTTGTATCGGAGGCATCCTTGAGATACCACCCCTGAATATTCTGATAGCTAACTCCGTACGATTATCTCGTGCGAGGACAATGTCTGGTGGGTAGTTTGACTGGGGCGGTCGCCTCCTAAAAAGTAACGGAGGCTTACAAAGTTCGGCTCAGAAGGGTTGGAAATCCTTCGTAGAGTATAATGGCATAAGCCGGACTGACTGTAAGAGATACAACTCAAACAGAGTCGAAAGACGGTCATAGTGATCCGGTGGTTCTGTGTGGAAGGGCCATCGCTCAAAGGATAAAAGGTACGCCGGGGATAACAGGCTGATCTCCCCCAAGAGCTCACATCGACGGGGAGGTTTGGCACCTCGATGTCGGCTCATCGCATCCTGGGGCTGAAGCAGGTCCCAAGGGTATGGCTGTTCGCCATTTAAAGCGGTACGCGAGCTGGGTTCAGAACGTCGTGAGACAGTTCGGTCCCTATCTTCCGTGGGCGTAGGAGAGTTGAGGAGAGCTGACCCTAGTACGAGAGGACCGGGTTGGACATGCCACTGGTGCACCAGTTGTTCTGCCAAGAGCATCGCTGGGTAGCTACGCATGGATGAGATAACCGCTGAAAGCATCTAAGCGGGAAGCCAACTCCAAGATGAACTCTCCCTGAAGTACGCTTGAAGACTACAAGCTTGATAGGCTGGGTGTGTACGCAGAGTAATCTGTTTAGCTGACCAGTACTAATAGTACGTTTGTCTTTTTTACCATTCTATTTATAGAATAACAATTCGTTCACTACCTTACTTAGTGTATAGGTACCTGATGTAGTTATTTAGTTATGTTGACTTTAACAATGATATTTTATGCATTAATTGCATAAAACTCACTCTAACTTAAGAACAATTACTTTTAAGTACACAAAACAGTGTATTTAAATGTGATTGTCTAGGTGGCTATAGAGAGAGGGAAACGCCTGGTCCCATTCCGAACCCAGAAGCTAAGCCTCTCATCGCTGATAATACTGATCCTTGCAGGATTGGAAATGTAGGTCGCTGCCTAGTTGATCATTTCTACTACTTACCAACACTTCTTTAACTTCAATCAAATCCACTTTTTAATTCTAGTCTAACTCTTTTATAAACTTTATTCATTTACTGTTTTAATTCTTTTTGCTAAATACAGGTAAGCAATACTTTAGTATATAAATTTTAATCAACTCTAAATCTAGCAACTAATGGGAGGTGGTCTGAATAGCCTTGTCCTTTATGTTTTTTTACTCTTGCTTTAGAGATTTGCCATCTGTAGATGTTGTTTTTTTTAAAAAGGTACTCTTTATTAAAATTTGAGATAGTGTTATGAATGTATGAGACATCTTTAGCATTTAAGAGAGATTGAGATATCAAAATATTATCAAGCACCTCTTTTTTGCCTCTATAGAGATAAGAGTACCTTTTATCTTCATCTGTATCGTACCAGAGGTTATAAAAACTCTCTTTTTGATAATTTACATGTAGGGCTGAATTTCTTTGATTTATAGTGCCTAAGATATGGTTTATGCCCGTTATACCATCTGTGTCATTATGTTCTCTTTTTTTTGCAAATTTCAGATACTCCTCATAGTCTGAATTAAAATCTCCAAGCAAAATTATATTTTTATCAAATCCTATCTCTTTTACCCTTTTCATTAAACTCTTTGCGCATAATACTCTTTGACTCTCAGCACCAGATTTTGATTTCCAATGATTGACAAAAATATAGAGCTCTTTTCCATTAATGTTAAATTTTGTCTCTAAAATATTTCTGTATTCATAAGTTTGAGTCACACTTATCTCTTTGGAGTAAACAAATGGTACTTTACTAAGAAGAGCTACTTTAACAGTTGTGTTTTTTTTATCCGCAATACTATAATAACCATAATATAGACCGCTTTGTTTTAGTGCAAACCTGAGGTCTAAGAGTGCTTGGAGTGATTCAACCTCTTCTAGGGCTATAATGTCTGCATCTATATCTTTTATAACCTGAGCGATATTTTTTAATTTTATCTTATAATTTTTTTGATTCCACTCTGAGGTAGAGTTTGGTATATATTCACTATATTCATAACCGCTTGTTTCTAAATCAAAGAGATTTTCTACATTATATGTTGCAATTTTCAAAATAGTCTCTCCAAACAGTGATGTATAAATTAAAAGGGTAAAAAACAGAATTTTCATTAGATGATACCATTTAGTCTTAATAAATTCTCAGGATTTGCTTGGGTACCCATAAACTCTTTATATAAAATATCCATACTCTTAGAGCCTCCGCTTCTTAGGATAATTTCTAGATATTTTTTTGCACTCAAAGAGTCAAAAATTCCCTCATCAACAACACTAAAAAAAGCATCTGCACTTAGAACTTCAGCCCATTTGTAGCTGTAGTATCCAGCAGCATATCCGCCAGCAAAAATATGTGAAAAACCATTTTGAAACTTGTTGTACGAGGGTGGTTTAATAAGTGCGGTTTGCTCTCTGATAGAGTCTAAGAGCTCTTGAACTTCACTGCCTTTATGGAGCTTTGCATGTAGTTTAAAGTCAAAGATAGAGAACTCTAGTTGTCTGAGCATTCCTAAGGCTGATTGGAAGTTTTTGCTTTTTACTAACTTCTCTATCATCTCTGCTGGGATAATCTCTTTGGTTTTATAGTGAGTTGCAAAGAGTTTTAAAACTTTAGGCTCATAAGCAAAGTTTTCTAAAAATTGTGATGGAAATTCAACGGCATCCCACTCTACGCCATTTACGCCACTAACTCCGCTCTCATTTACTTCACTTAACATGTGATGTAGTGCGTGACCCATCTCATGAAATAGCGTTACTACATCATCATGTCTTAATAGAGATGGAGTTTTACCTTTTGATGGCGGAAAATTACATACTATAACAGCTGAGGCAAGATGCTCTTTGCCTTTTTCATCTATATGATGTGAGCTAAAATTATTCATCCATGCTCCGCCTTGTTTGCCTTTTCTGGCTTCTAAATCAAGGTAGAGCCTCGATTTTAAAATACCATCTACATATAAATCATAAGAGAGAGCCTTTTTATCCCATAGCTCCTCACTATTTTTTTTGAAACTGATTTTGAAGAGTTTGTTTAAAAATTCAAACGTACCATCTAACACACTATTTTGCTCAAAGTATGGGCGATACTCCTCTTCGTCTATATTATACTTCTCTTTTTTAAGAAGCTCACTGTAAAAAGCCGTATCAAAACTATTAAGAGGTTTTTTTGTTATCTCTTGGAGTTCTCTCAGCTCTTTTTTAGCTTGAGGTTTTGATTTTGAAATTAGCTCTTCTAAAAATTCAATTACGCTACTCTCATCCGTTGCCATTTTACTAGCAAGTGAATATGAAGCGTAATTATCAAACCCAAGTAGTCTGCTCATCTCGTTTTTTAGTGATAATAGTTCATCAATAATCAGCGCATTTTGAGGCGCTCTAGTCACATAAGAGCGGTAGAGCTCTTCTCTTATATTTTCGTTCTTACCGTATGTCATATAGGCTATGTATGAGGGCATTTGAAGGGTAAATTTGTACTTAGTTACGCCATCTTCTTTAAACATTGCATTTGCCAAATCGCTCTGAGGAATTCCCTCTACATCTTTTATGTCGGTAACAATATATTTGTACTCATTTGTTGCATTTAAGAGGTTTTGAGAGAAATCATTTGATAGGGTGCTCTTTTTGAGGTTTATCTCTTGTAGTCTTTTTTTTATTTTTTCATCGAGATGAGCACCGCTTAACTCAAAGCCCAAAATATTTAGCTCTAAGACTCTCTTTTGTTCTTGATTTAGGCTTTTTTGCTCATTTTTAAAAATCTCTTTGTAGGCGTTATATATATCTATGTTTTGAGAAAGTTTTGTTGAGTAATCTGTGACTATTGGTAGAGATGCAGCATATATTTTTTGCGTTTTAGCGCTGTTTTTTACAGAGTTAAGGTGTGATAATTGTGTAAAAAACTGCTCCAGTTTCTCATCCATCATCTCAAGAGGTTTTACAAAATTTGCAAAATTTTTCTCTTTTATTTTTAGAAGTTTTTCAACGCTTTTGTTGTTTTTTTCTAATCTTACATTTAGTTCTTCTATAAAACTGCCCAAATCTACTCTTAACTCTAAAAATTTACTCATATATTAATCCTCTTCATCTCTTTTTAATTTTATCGCGCCAAATTTATCAATTAGTATATCATCATACATGTCAGAATATTTAAACAGCCTCTCAAATGCTACACGACCCTCTTCTAATGTCAGAGATGAGTCGATTACAAGGTAGGACAGATAGATGATATTTTGATTTATGCAGAAGTGCAGATATGAAAATTTTTTATTTTCATCAAGTAGGTAGTCATAAATGCGTTCAATATTTTCTTGTGGTATAACGCAAAGTTTTGACTCTCCTATGATGATACCATTTTCATAGTACGTTATCTCTATTCTTGCGGTGCCAAAGTTCACTCGCCATGAAGCTTGTGAGCGTCTAGCTAATGTAACATTTACATCAAGAGAGTTTAAAATCTCTTCTAATAATTTTGTGCTTCCTGTTGGTTTATACCCTTTTCTTCTAAGTTTTGCGACCTCTAGTTTTATGCCACATCTTGGGCAGTAGTCATCTTTTATATCTTTTTCATCGATAAGGTTTTTACATGAGTGACACTTTAAAATATTTTTTATATTGAAATTTTTGTAGCTCTTTAGCGCTTCATCAACATAAAAGTACGGAAGTGCAAAGCCTAAGTTATTTGAATCTTGAATGATAAATGTATTTACTCCGATGACTTCTCCATCAATATTTATAAGAGGTCCGCCACTGTTTCCTGGGTTGATTGCGGCGTCAATTTGTACATACTCTAGCTCTCCATAAATTCTTGAAGCTTTTGAGACAATACCCTCTGTTGCGCTATAATTAAGCCCATAAGGGTGCCCTATAGCGATAACACTATCTCCATTTTGAATCTCTTTTGTAGATAAAGTAAGCGGATTTTCTGGTCTATCAAATCCAAAACTAATAAAAGCCAAATCAAAATAAGCATCATCGTAAACGACCTCTGCAATAGAGCGTTTAATCTTTTTTGAGCTAATTACTACCTCTTTTAGCCCAGCTACAACATGAGAGTTTGTAACAATCAAATCATCAATAATAAATCCAGTTCCACTTCCATAAGGAGTCATGATTTGTATGATGTTTTCTATATACTGCTCAAGTATTAGTTGTGTGTTCATGGTTATATCTCCTCATAATTGAGATTTTTTAGTTGTAGATAAAAGCTGTTGTTTAGCTCGTTTAGTGATGAGAAGTTGAGCTTGTCTCCAAAAGGTTCTAACTTTTTAAAGTGGTTTTTATGAGTTGAGACAATAGAGTCCACTTTTGAGACAATAGCTCTTTTTGCAAATATCTGACTCTCTTCGTCATATAAAGGTGTGTATCCCAGAGCTTTAAAAAAACTTGGGTTTTGAATCTCTACTAAAGTGTGTAAAAGCTCTTTAGTAAGAGGATTTAACCCATAATTATAAAGCAGATACATTGCGATATATTTATACATGGTAGGGATGATTTGGTTGTATCTGTTGTTTTTATACCATCTTATCTTTGAGAGAGACTCTGTTATAAATATCTCTATCTCTTCATTAGGTGCTTTGTCTGTTGGGTTAAAGGTGTATTTTGCATTATAGAAATTTTTTCTAAATTCATCAAAACTCATCTCTTGAAGTTCTAGGATATGCTCTCTGAGTTCATCATTTTTTGCTTCAACAGTTAAGTTTTCATCACTAAAGTACTCTTGAATTTTTTTAGTTGATTTTTTAAAAATAGTGAATTTTGGAACTAACATGTAGTCTATTTTAAAAAGAAGATAAAGCAGGATAAAAGACTCCATCCCAGCGTTGTCATTTGATGGAAGAGAGAGGATTTTAACATTTATCTCATCAATCCATTTGTGCATAAAGTTATACTTTAGAGACAACTCCTCTTCGCTTAAAGTTTTTACATGTGATACATCTTCTATTGAAATATCCAAAAATTCACTCTTTATATACTCTTTATCAAAGTCTGCATTTAGAGCAATCTCTCTAAGAGGAAAAAAGAGTTTTTGTGGACTCATAGTTGTGTTATCAAGAGAGAGTTTTAGTTTTATGTACTCATCATCGCTAAAATAATAGGTGTAAGTAAATTGGTAGTTTCGCTCTAAAATAAGACGTTTTAGGGCTACATGTGCAGATGATTTTTTACAAAGGATTGCTTCTGCATTAAGGCTCTTTTTTGTAGCTTTGCCTCTTATTAGCGCACCTCCTTGGTATATCTCAAAATAAAGAGAGTCATCTTCTTTTTTTATGATTACGTTCTCATTTGAGACGCCATTTGAGTAGTTGATAAGAGATTTTAGGAAGTACTCATAAGCTAAGAGTATCTCTTTATCTTCAAATGCCTCATAAGATTTGTTAAATAACTTCTCCTCATCTTTGGAGATATTAGCATTTATGCTTCTTCCAAATGTATGTTTTAATTCATCTTTTTTCTTAAAAAAATGTAACCAGTTCATAGACGCTCTTTTGGAAAAATTTAGAGCTGTATTATAGTAAAAGCTTCTTTACAAAAGATTAGTATTACTTAAAGCCTAAATAAAATTATCTTTTTTAAGATAAAGAATTGTAATATAAGAAGAGTGTTGTTTTGTATTGTTATACATTTATTAACTATTTCTAAAAAAAGGGTGGTATATGCAAGATTTATATGAAGAGAAAAAAACAAAAAGTTTTAATTTTTTTCTACTTATTGCTGCTATCCCGATAGCTGGTGTAATAATTATATTTTCTATTATGGCTAAAAACAGACAAGATAAAATAGAGTTTACAAAACTTGAACTTTGCGGAATAGAAGTAATAGCTGAAATACAAAAAAGCGTTTTGGATATTCAAAAAATAAGAGCACTAACCTCAATAGAAAACCCAAATAGTGATACTTTAAAGAAGCTAGAAATAAAAAAAGAAGATATTTTAAAGGGTATGAATCTAATAGAGAGTAAATTATCAAAGATAGACGATAGCATTACTTTGAAAAAAGAGCTTTTGAGTTTTATAAAATTTATAAAAGATAGTAAGCTAGACTCTCTGAATTTTGATGAACTTACTCAAATAGTTGAAAATCTCACATCTTATTCAAGTCGAATTTCTTACCATTCCAAACTCATTTTAGATGAAAATTTAGATATATTTGTTTTAGTAAACAATGTCGTTTTTCTGTTTGTAGAGCTAATAGAGCATAATGGACAAATTAGGGGAGTAGCAGTAAATACAACAAATGGTAATATAGATTTTAACCAAAGACATAAGATAATTATGCGACTTGATAAAATTGATGATAAACTTAAAAAGCTTGACTTGAATCTCTTTTTATTAGGAGAGGTTGCTTATGCCAATAAGTTAAAAGAGAGTTATGAAGATATGAAAGAAGCTCAAAGAGTGATAATAGATTTTACTAATAATGAGTTGTTAAGAGATGATGCAATAGCTGTTGATTCTAATGGAATCTATGAGCAGATAACTAAAAACATAGATTCTGTAATCGCTTTATACGAGATAAATCTAAATCTTTTAAGAGAAAATTTAGAAAAAAAACTAAAAGAAAATCAAAAAAGTTTGATATTTATAGCTATTTTTGGATTTCTATCTATCATGTTTGTCATAATCATAAACAGAATATTTTATCTAAACAATAGAAAATATATAGACAAGATTGAGGAGTTAACTATTACTGATGGTATGACATCTTTATATAATCGAAGATATTTTGATGAAATATTTGATAATTATCTCCGTAGCAACCAAAGAACTAAACAGGTGCCAGTATTTATTATCATGGATATAGACCACTTCAAAGAGTACAATGATACATATGGGCATCAAGCGGGTGATGTAGCCATAAAAATAGTTTCAAAAGTGATGAAAACTTTTTTAAAAAGAGCAACAGATATGGCATTTAGACTTGGTGGAGAGGAGTTTGGCATCTTATGCTCTGGCATAAACGCAATAGAAGCGCTCCATTTAGCTCATGATATAAGAAAGGGGATAGAAAATGAAAAAATTGAGCATAAAAGCAGCAAAGTAAATGAGTATTTAACAATCTCTATCGGGATAATCGTAATTGAAGAGGGCAAGATAAATAGCACCAAAGAGATATATAGATGTGCAGACAAAGCTCTATACAAAGCAAAAGAAAATGGACGTAATCAAGCGGTATTATATGATGCAAAAATGTTTTGCGATGATTAAATATAAGTTTTTTACGCTATAAATCTTTAAAAGATTAAATTTAAATACAACGAGGGCTTTTATCGTGTCTTATCTAGTTCCTAGTGAATTTGTTACAAAAATGATTGATGCTGGTGAGTCAAAAGTTTACATGTCAACCAAAGATACCATAATTAGAGCCTTTATGGCTGGAGCCATTTTAGCGCTCTCCGCTGCTTTTGCTATAACAGTAGCCATGCAGAGTGGCTCAGCTCTTGTTGGTGCTATGCTTTTTCCAGTTGGCTTTATAATGCTTTATCTTATGGGTTTTGACCTCTTGACAGGAGTTTTTGTTCTAGTTCCTCTTGCTCTGCTAGATAAGAGAAAAGGTGTGACAATAAAACAGGTTCTTCGTAATTGGGGATTGGTTTTCTTAGGCAATTTTGCAGGGGCGATTCTAGTAGCTTTTATGATTTCTTTTATCTTAACTTATGGTTATTCAATAGATGCTGGAGCGCTTGGAGAGAAGATAGGAAGCATAGGCGAGGAGCGTACACTGGGCTATAAAGAGCATGGAATCTCTGGCTGGTTTACGATTTTTATTCGTGGAATGCTTTGTAACTGGATGGTTTCAATGGGAGTAGTTGGTGCTATGATTTCAACCAATGTAAGCGGAAAAGCCATAGCTATGTGGATGCCAATTATGCTATTTTTCTTTATGGGTTTTGAGCACTCAGTTGTAAATATGTTTTTGTTTCCATTTTCTATGATAATGGGTGGAGATTTTACGGTAGCTGATTATATTATCTGGAACGAAATTCCAACAGTATTTGGAAATCTCATTGGAGGATTAGCTTTTACAGGACTTACACTCTATGCAACACATGTAAAAACTGGTGCAAAAAGAGAGTTAGACTAAAGAGGAGATAGTGATATTTTAAACACTTCTTCATTTAGTTTTAAATTCAAAATATTTTTAACAAAAAAAAGTGTAAACTTTGTTAAAAAACTATACGAAAACTCAACGATTAAATCAAAGCAATATCAAAGACAAACTTAAGTACAATTCGCCCAATTTTAACAAAGGAATTGCATGGCTAACAAACGGGTATTGGTTAAGTTTTCAGGCGAAGCTTTAGCGGGTGAAGCTGGTTATGGAATTGACACTAAAATTTTAAATTTTATCTCTCAAGAGATAAAGTCTTTGGTAGAAGCTAATATTGAAGTTGGCATAGTTATTGGCGGTGGAAATATCATCCGTGGAGTAACGGCAGCACAAGATGGAATTATTAAAAGAACTTCTGGTGATTACATGGGAATGTTAGCAACTGTAATCAACGGAATAGCGATGCAAGAAGCTTGTGAACACGCAGGACTTCAAGTTCGTATGCAAACAGCCATTAAGATGGAACAGATTGCTGAACCTTATATAAATCGCCGCGCAGTTCGTCATTTAGAAAAAGGTCGAGTTGTTATATTTGCAGCTGGAACTGGAAATCCATTTTTTACAACAGATACCGCAGCAACTCTTAGAGCAGTTGAAATTGGCGCTGAGGTGATTATTAAAGCTACTAAAGTTGATGGTGTTTATGATAAAGACCCAAATAAATTTAGTGATGCCATAAAACTCCAAGAGCTCTCATACGAGCAAGCCCTAAATGACAATATAAAAGTAATGGACGATACATCAATAGCACTTGCAAAAGATAATTCGCTCCCTATTTTAGTCTGCGACATGTTTAAAAAAGGAAATCTCCTTGACATTTTACAAAATGGAAATATGAAAAACTGCTCTATAGTAAAATAGATTAAATCACCTAAAACCAAAAGGATAGAAGATGAAAATAGAAGAATTAACAGCCAAAATATTAGATAATAACCCAAACATGGATCGCTACCAATTAGCAATCGCAGTGGCAAAAAGGACAGATGAACTTTTAAATGGTGCTAATAGCAAATTAAATGTCTCTAAAAAGATAAAAACAGCTGATTTGGCTCTTATGGAAATTGCTGAGGGCCTTATTATAATTAAAGGCTTTGCTGATATAAAAAAATAGTTGGTTAATTTTGAGTCAAGTTGATATAGGACAGATCAAAAAAATAGATACTGTTGACTTAGCTATAAAGTATCTTTTTGCTCAAATTCCGCCAAGCCAAGCTTTGCAAAAAGCTCTGGACTACTCCACTCTAGCACATGTAAACCAGTTTAGAAAAAGTGGTGAACCATATATAATTCATCCAATTCTAGTGGCTAGTATTGTCTCCTCCATAACAAATGATGAGTCTATGGCAATTGCTGCACTTCTACATGATGTTGTAGAAGATACAGAAGTTGATATAGAAGAGATAAAAGATGTCTTTGGTGCAGATGTAGCGCATCTTGTTGAAGGTCTTACAAAAATTGATTCAATTAGAGATACAGAACTAGTATCTTCAAATTCAAATGAAAAACTTGTAGTATCAGCACTCTCCTTTCGTAAAATGCTCCTAGCAAGTATTAAAGATGTAAGAGTTTTAGTTGTAAAGCTATGCGATAGACTTCACAATATGCTAACTCTTGAATCTTTAAGCGCGCAAAAACAGCAGAGAATCGCAGAAGAGACTCTTGTCGTTTATGCACCAATTGCTCATCGTTTGGGTATCTCCTTTTTAAAAAATCTTCTAGAAGATTTAAGTTTTTCAACTCTTTTTAAAGAAGAAAAAGAGCAGATAGATAGCTACCTTGAAGTGCACTACCATGCAATAGAGATGAAGCTTATCGAATTTAAAGAAGCAATTGAGAAAGTTTTAGTACAAAATGGCTTTTGTGAAGATGATTTTGAGATACTCTCTAGGGTAAAACATAAATATTCAATTTATCTTAAAATGCAGAGAAAGGGTGTTGGAATAGAGGAGATTTTAGATCTCTTAGCGCTAAGAATTTTAACAAAAGATCCTGTTAAGTGTTATAGCATCTTAGGACTTATTCATCTCCATTTTCAACCATTATCTTCAAGATTTAAAGACTATATCGCCGTTCCAAAAGATAATGGTTATAGAACAATTCACACTACAGTATTTTACAAAACTGCTATTTTTGAAGTACAAATCAGAACTTATGAGATGCATGAAACAGCGGAGCTTGGAGTTGCAGCACATTGGAAATACAAAAGTGGCGGCAACGATGCGATTAAGTTGGATTGGCTTCATAATCTTGGATATCAAAATGAGTCAATTGAAGAGTTCTATGACTTGATAAAAAATGACCTCTACAGTGAGGATATATCAGTTTTCTCTCCAAAAGGTGAAGTTTTTACTCTTCCGCGAGGTGCAGTTGTGCTTGATTTTGCTTATGCAATTCATACACATGTAGGAAATCATGCAAAATCTGCTCTTGTAAATAAAGCAAAAACATCACTTATTAATGAGCTTCACAATGGGGACATAGTTAAAATTGATGTTGATGAAAATATTATTACCAGATGTAGCTGGCTTGATGCAGTAAAGACATCAAAAGCAAAAACAAATATGAGATATAACTGTAACGCAAGAGTAAGAGATGTTGATTCAAAATCTAGCATCAATATTGTTGCAACAGCTATGAATTTAAATAGCTCGGTAATTGAAGCTTGGTTTGAAAAAAATAGTTGTGATAAGAGAGCTACAATTGCTACTGATATTGAGCATCTTAGAGATGTTGTTCAAAGATATATTGCAGAGATAGAAAAGAATAGTCGTATAAAAGGATTTCTATCGAGACGCAGATTCAAATTAAAACCATATAGCTTTAGAGGTTTAGAGATATATAGCACATCAAATATAAATGATGTGGTTTTTGATTACTGCTGTCATCCAAAAAATGGCGATGAAATAATGGCTTTTTTAGAAAAAAACAAAGCTCACGTTCATCATAAAATGTGCTCAAGTGCAACAAAAAAGTTAGATGAGAAAGAGGCTATGGTTTTTGTAAGATGGGAGAAATTAAACATCTATAACTATAATATGATAGTTTCACTTCATAGCGGAGTTGGAACATTAGCAGAGTTCTTAAACTTTTTAGCAAAATTAAAAATTGATATAAATCAGATTGAACTTGGAAAAAATAAGAGCGAATCTACGCGTTATTGTGAAATAGGATTTGAGTCAAAAGAAGCCGATATTAATGCACTACGTGCTAAAATCGAGCAAAAAATAAAAGTAATACATTTTATTCGCACAGATGATGCGTATAGGTAGCAAAATGACTCTTGAAGTCAAAAATAACTAAATTAGATAGGAATATATACCATGTTAAAAGAGGCTATAAGTGAAATACAAAGAGGATGCGCTGAAATTATAGATGAGCCAAGGGTTGAGAAATTACTAAAAGCTTACTTTGAAAAAGGCGAGACATACACAGTTAAAGCTGGTTTTGATCCAACTGCACCAGATTTACATTTAGGTCACACTGTTCTTCTTCAAAAATTAGCTATTTTTCAAAAATATGGTGCAAGGGTACAGTTTCTTATAGGCGACTTTACCGCTCAAATTGGTGATCCATCAGGTAAGAGTGCAACTAGAAAAATTTTAAGTACTGAAGATATTTTAGAGAATGCAAAAAGCTATAAAGAGCAGGTTTTTAAAATACTTGATGCCTCTA
Proteins encoded:
- the pyrH gene encoding UMP kinase, yielding MANKRVLVKFSGEALAGEAGYGIDTKILNFISQEIKSLVEANIEVGIVIGGGNIIRGVTAAQDGIIKRTSGDYMGMLATVINGIAMQEACEHAGLQVRMQTAIKMEQIAEPYINRRAVRHLEKGRVVIFAAGTGNPFFTTDTAATLRAVEIGAEVIIKATKVDGVYDKDPNKFSDAIKLQELSYEQALNDNIKVMDDTSIALAKDNSLPILVCDMFKKGNLLDILQNGNMKNCSIVK
- a CDS encoding DNA-directed RNA polymerase subunit omega, with the translated sequence MKIEELTAKILDNNPNMDRYQLAIAVAKRTDELLNGANSKLNVSKKIKTADLALMEIAEGLIIIKGFADIKK
- a CDS encoding RelA/SpoT family protein, whose amino-acid sequence is MSQVDIGQIKKIDTVDLAIKYLFAQIPPSQALQKALDYSTLAHVNQFRKSGEPYIIHPILVASIVSSITNDESMAIAALLHDVVEDTEVDIEEIKDVFGADVAHLVEGLTKIDSIRDTELVSSNSNEKLVVSALSFRKMLLASIKDVRVLVVKLCDRLHNMLTLESLSAQKQQRIAEETLVVYAPIAHRLGISFLKNLLEDLSFSTLFKEEKEQIDSYLEVHYHAIEMKLIEFKEAIEKVLVQNGFCEDDFEILSRVKHKYSIYLKMQRKGVGIEEILDLLALRILTKDPVKCYSILGLIHLHFQPLSSRFKDYIAVPKDNGYRTIHTTVFYKTAIFEVQIRTYEMHETAELGVAAHWKYKSGGNDAIKLDWLHNLGYQNESIEEFYDLIKNDLYSEDISVFSPKGEVFTLPRGAVVLDFAYAIHTHVGNHAKSALVNKAKTSLINELHNGDIVKIDVDENIITRCSWLDAVKTSKAKTNMRYNCNARVRDVDSKSSINIVATAMNLNSSVIEAWFEKNSCDKRATIATDIEHLRDVVQRYIAEIEKNSRIKGFLSRRRFKLKPYSFRGLEIYSTSNINDVVFDYCCHPKNGDEIMAFLEKNKAHVHHKMCSSATKKLDEKEAMVFVRWEKLNIYNYNMIVSLHSGVGTLAEFLNFLAKLKIDINQIELGKNKSESTRYCEIGFESKEADINALRAKIEQKIKVIHFIRTDDAYR